A DNA window from Engystomops pustulosus chromosome 6, aEngPut4.maternal, whole genome shotgun sequence contains the following coding sequences:
- the LOC140134561 gene encoding chemerin-like receptor 1 — protein MNFTRDPETAELRHAVQVVVTVIFSLIFVLGMMGNGTVIWITGCRLQRTINTVWFFNLALADFISTFLVLVTVLYLLLDLHWPFGPIFCKLVNCIFGLSIYASILLLSAISIDRCVLVLFPVWCQNYRNPRLVTAACLVIWILSIALVPGSYTLSEMSTESNRSSCKNLDVFEDWERREAAIFTICIFLYQFLVPLSIILISYAILLLTLRKKKLNRSSKPFLVVTGVVFSFFLCWLPYHALALSRVFLGGLPLLVSLVAVPLSKCLAMFNSCINPILYVFIGREFKDVVKRSLTQMFKTVFEEVPH, from the coding sequence ATGAACTTCACCAGAGATCCAGAAACTGCTGAGCTCCGTCATGCCGTCCAGGTGGTGGTTACTGTGATTTTTAGCCTAATTTTTGTTCTCGGGATGATGGGTAATGGCACAGTCATCTGGATAACGGGCTGCCGCCTTCAAAGAACTATCAACACTGTCTGGTTTTTTAACCTTGCCTTGGCCGACTTCATCTCCACCTTCTTGGTTCTGGTGACAGTCCTCTACTTATTACTTGACCTCCACTGGCCGTTTGGACCCATTTTCTGTAAACTTGTCAACTGCATCTTTGGTTTGAGCATCTacgccagcatcctcctcctcagtgccatCAGCATTGACCGCTGTGTTCTCGTCCTCTTCCCGGTATGGTGCCAGAATTACCGCAATCCTCGGTTGGTTACTGCAGCGTGTCTGGTCATTTGGATACTTTCCATCGCCTTGGTACCAGGTTCTTACACCCTTTCGGAGATGTCTACAGAAAGCAACCGAAGTTCTTGCAAGAACCTCGATGTTTTTGAAGATTGGGAAAGACGAGaagccgccatcttcaccatcTGTATATTCCTTTATCAGTTCTTAGTCCCGTTGAGTATCATCCTCATTTCCTACGCCATTTTACTCCTTACACTCCGTAAGAAAAAACTAAACCGGAGCAGTAAGCCGTTTCTGGTGGTCACTGGAGttgtcttctccttcttcttatgTTGGCTTCCCTATCATGCCTTAGCCCTATCTAGAGTGTTCCTTGGCGGGTTACCGCTTTTGGTTAGTTTGGTGGCAGTACCTCTCTCCAAGTGTTTAGCCATGTTCAACAGTTGTATCAACCCCATACTTTATGTTTTCATTGGCCGTGAATTCAAGGACGTTGTGAAGAGGTCGCTAACTCAAATGTTTAAAACTGTTTTTGAAGAAGTTCCACACTAG